One segment of Methanolinea mesophila DNA contains the following:
- a CDS encoding NADP-dependent malic enzyme: MIPPADVKEGETVMSEEETDHNAIYQEALALHEEHRGKLEIRSKVPLETRRDLSRAYTPGVAEVCRAIQKNKDLAYRYTLKGNSVAIVTDGSAVLGLGNIGGYAAIPVMEGKAVLFKKFAGIDAFPICFENYHSDFVEEVRNIAPVFGGINLEDIAAPKCFEVEEALQDIGIPVMHDDQHGTAITVLAALLNACRVTGKEFDDLRVVIIGAGAAGYAISRLLRCIGYNPDVCSPVREIVVCDTRGIIHRNRKGLYDNKYKFILADETNRSGKTGSIADALEGADAVIGVSGPGVLSPDMIRSMNERPIVFAMANPVPEILPEDAKRGGAYIVGTGRSDYPNQINNALAFPGVFRGALDAYATRISDEMKVAAAHAMANFVVRPNREHIMPAVLDKGVTTTIAKAVKEAAITAGYSRTL; this comes from the coding sequence ATGATTCCCCCGGCAGATGTGAAGGAAGGAGAGACTGTGATGAGCGAGGAGGAGACTGACCATAACGCAATCTACCAGGAAGCCCTGGCCCTTCATGAAGAACACCGGGGAAAACTCGAGATACGGTCAAAAGTCCCGCTCGAGACCCGGCGGGACCTTTCCCGTGCGTACACGCCGGGAGTGGCCGAGGTCTGCAGGGCAATCCAGAAGAACAAGGACCTGGCCTATCGTTATACCCTGAAAGGGAACTCGGTGGCGATCGTTACCGACGGTTCGGCCGTCCTCGGCCTGGGCAACATCGGGGGATACGCCGCGATCCCGGTGATGGAAGGCAAGGCGGTACTGTTCAAGAAGTTCGCAGGAATCGATGCATTTCCCATATGTTTCGAGAATTACCACTCGGATTTCGTCGAAGAGGTCAGGAACATCGCCCCGGTATTCGGGGGGATAAATCTGGAGGATATCGCCGCTCCCAAATGCTTCGAGGTGGAGGAGGCCCTCCAGGACATCGGGATCCCGGTGATGCACGACGATCAGCACGGAACCGCCATCACGGTCCTCGCCGCCCTCCTCAATGCCTGCAGGGTAACCGGTAAGGAGTTCGACGATCTCAGGGTGGTGATCATCGGGGCGGGTGCGGCCGGGTATGCCATCTCGAGACTGCTACGCTGTATCGGCTATAACCCCGACGTCTGCTCCCCGGTCAGGGAGATCGTGGTCTGCGATACCAGGGGTATCATCCACAGGAACCGGAAAGGGCTGTACGACAATAAGTACAAATTTATCCTTGCCGACGAGACCAACAGATCGGGAAAAACGGGTTCGATCGCAGACGCCCTCGAGGGTGCGGATGCAGTGATCGGGGTCTCAGGTCCCGGGGTCCTTTCTCCGGATATGATCAGATCCATGAACGAAAGGCCCATCGTATTCGCAATGGCCAATCCCGTACCCGAGATCCTCCCGGAGGACGCAAAACGCGGGGGAGCATACATTGTCGGCACCGGAAGGAGCGACTATCCGAACCAGATCAACAATGCACTGGCGTTCCCTGGGGTATTCAGGGGAGCCCTGGACGCGTATGCGACCCGGATTTCCGACGAGATGAAGGTGGCTGCGGCACATGCCATGGCGAATTTTGTCGTAAGGCCCAACAGGGAGCACATCATGCCCGCGGTCCTCGACAAGGGCGTGACCACCACAATTGCGAAGGCGGTGAAGGAGGCGGCGATCACCGCAGGATACTCAAGAACCCTGTAA
- a CDS encoding HdeD family acid-resistance protein — protein MVEELTVVEMNICHLKWGGFAFLGILGVIFGILMILFPEVTATVVVVLFGVIILILSLLALIAALMSPAGAPRSGLLLLAAVIGFIFGIASFIVPQVIAVIITEIIAIILFIIGILYLLWAATEKTVPHRWVQVLIGILSFIFAILFMVYPLFGAVILLGYLVGIYFIIYGILSLVAAYVIHRLQKGCVTRPEQ, from the coding sequence ATGGTTGAAGAACTGACGGTTGTCGAGATGAATATCTGCCACCTGAAATGGGGCGGATTTGCATTCCTTGGAATACTCGGAGTGATATTCGGGATCCTTATGATCCTGTTCCCGGAAGTGACCGCGACGGTCGTCGTGGTGCTATTCGGAGTGATCATACTCATCCTTTCGCTGCTGGCACTTATCGCAGCGCTCATGAGTCCTGCCGGGGCTCCCCGTTCAGGCCTCCTGCTCCTCGCGGCGGTGATCGGGTTCATATTCGGTATCGCATCTTTCATCGTCCCGCAGGTCATTGCCGTGATAATTACAGAGATCATTGCCATCATCCTGTTCATCATCGGCATTCTCTACCTCCTCTGGGCAGCGACGGAGAAAACCGTACCCCATCGCTGGGTACAGGTGCTGATAGGAATTCTCTCGTTTATCTTCGCGATCCTCTTCATGGTATACCCGCTATTTGGCGCAGTTATCCTTCTCGGATATCTCGTGGGAATCTACTTCATCATCTATGGGATCCTCAGCCTGGTTGCGGCGTATGTCATTCATCGCCTGCAGAAGGGGTGCGTAACCCGGCCGGAACAATAA
- a CDS encoding deoxycytidylate deaminase has product MRTDRHQYFLDLAFRCAHQGTCLRRNFGAIIVDEFQTIVSTGYTGAPRKQMDCTELATCWRKEHNIPSGSNYERCRSVHAEMNALIQAGKQARGCTLYLAGFEVGTGDLTQIWPCFLCSKMIVNSGIRNVIMRTSESEYREMDPMVLYQMRSREALGTDKS; this is encoded by the coding sequence ATGCGAACCGACAGGCACCAGTACTTCCTTGATCTCGCGTTCCGTTGCGCCCACCAGGGGACCTGTCTTCGGCGTAATTTTGGAGCGATAATCGTCGACGAATTCCAGACCATCGTCTCGACCGGGTATACGGGCGCTCCGCGGAAACAGATGGACTGCACGGAGCTCGCCACCTGCTGGCGTAAAGAGCACAACATCCCGTCGGGCTCAAATTACGAGCGGTGCAGGAGTGTCCATGCCGAGATGAACGCCCTGATCCAGGCCGGGAAACAGGCCCGGGGCTGCACGCTTTATCTTGCCGGCTTTGAGGTCGGAACCGGGGATTTGACACAGATATGGCCCTGTTTTCTTTGCTCCAAGATGATCGTGAACTCCGGGATCCGGAACGTAATCATGAGAACCAGCGAAAGCGAATACCGGGAGATGGATCCGATGGTGCTTTACCAGATGCGGAGCAGAGAGGCCCTGGGGACGGATAAGTCATAG
- a CDS encoding glycosyltransferase → MGNVLITPLNWGLGHAARDIPIIRELLRKGHEVTIGACGNAYTLLEREFPTCRFLHFEDYPLPYNRGRFFFPTFTAHLPRLIQSLADERRTLAGILSKDHYDLIISDSRPGVFSADIPSVHITHQIHQSLPLLFWPAELIGIRVNTNAFRRYDAVIIPDNPPGDLSLGGKLSRTYFRRKKPEFWYAGIIASVDRKKSDKDIDILALISGMEPQRTALEKILLEQVPLLPGKKVILLGTPGSNREVPGDDNTAVFSYVPNHEKTALMSRAKFIICRSGYTTMMDLAELQLKNGLFIPTPGQWEQEYLSSYYRNKKWFYSRSQYRLKLERDIDRARNYSGFPEMPSTDLNIARLYEHLLSRYLE, encoded by the coding sequence ATGGGAAACGTGCTGATAACACCGTTGAACTGGGGCCTCGGACATGCGGCGAGGGACATCCCAATCATTCGCGAACTTCTTCGCAAGGGTCACGAGGTTACCATCGGAGCCTGCGGTAATGCCTACACTCTCCTTGAACGGGAGTTCCCGACCTGCAGGTTCCTGCATTTCGAAGACTATCCCCTTCCCTACAACCGCGGACGGTTCTTTTTTCCTACCTTTACCGCCCACCTGCCCAGGCTGATACAAAGTCTTGCAGACGAGCGCAGGACGCTTGCGGGAATTCTATCAAAAGACCACTACGACCTAATTATCAGTGATTCCCGTCCGGGAGTCTTTTCCGCGGATATTCCGTCCGTTCACATCACGCACCAGATCCATCAGAGCCTGCCGCTCCTGTTCTGGCCTGCGGAGCTCATCGGGATCCGGGTGAACACAAACGCATTCCGGAGATACGACGCGGTCATTATCCCGGATAACCCTCCAGGTGACCTTTCCCTGGGAGGAAAATTATCCCGGACTTATTTCAGGCGAAAAAAACCCGAATTCTGGTATGCAGGCATCATAGCATCGGTTGACAGGAAAAAATCCGATAAAGACATCGATATCCTGGCGCTGATATCCGGAATGGAACCTCAACGGACTGCACTGGAAAAGATCCTCCTTGAGCAGGTTCCCCTTCTCCCCGGGAAGAAGGTAATTCTCCTTGGAACACCCGGATCGAACCGGGAGGTCCCCGGCGACGACAACACCGCGGTATTTTCCTACGTGCCAAACCATGAAAAAACAGCGCTCATGTCCCGTGCGAAATTTATTATCTGCCGGTCCGGCTACACCACCATGATGGATCTTGCGGAACTGCAGTTGAAGAATGGTTTGTTCATCCCCACACCCGGCCAGTGGGAACAGGAATACCTCTCGTCGTATTACCGTAATAAAAAGTGGTTCTATTCGAGGAGCCAGTACCGCCTGAAGCTCGAAAGAGATATCGACCGTGCCCGGAATTATTCGGGATTTCCGGAGATGCCATCAACAGATCTGAATATCGCCCGTCTCTATGAACATCTGCTTTCGAGGTACCTGGAATAA
- a CDS encoding type B DNA-directed DNA polymerase → MWIIDTCYRDGCVEIWEKEREGVVRRRKVPYEPGFYLHFPDPHQYWEILEALGEQFGAEECVIRTVYGELSGYHVRAGREAADAIERQTGYAAQIFNADLRYDQRYLAEQGIFPCGEEGESRFSTTFSLPLRTMEVTVEENPFGKGPVTRVRVRHDRTEQLSGSEPAVLSDLADLVASSDPDVVLFPLADVWMPRLVAGCRKAGLDPPFTRTGRFRRLDGKSYMSYGRTEFRVGALIPDGRVLIDTRQSFNYREGGLSGILLGSRLTGLSPNMAARYTSGTLISTYEVYEALQEGIAVPYRKSDPERVRRFDELRACDRGGMMFQPVPGLYGTVYQIDFSSLYPAVIVKYNLSPETLDHPGQEGFLPRVLRPLLAMRLETKRRKEVEPALAGIDSLLKWMLVTCFGYTGYKNAKFGRIEVHELITGHAREILLESRDLAEQAGFSVLHGIVDCLWLQGEGRVPDLKARIEQETGLHTTLETYDWLVFLPMPDGFGAYNRYYGRLDNGEVKVRGIAARRRDTPAYVREFQKDLLDLLGRAGSPREMAALQEDAARRYREAREALPYADPRELAIRRQVSRLNYTRSSPEGSAVRACQEAGIDLEPGMEIGYVVTDARKWRVALDWNATCFDTGYYRQLLEKAWIEVRFALDRAREAAG, encoded by the coding sequence ATGTGGATCATTGATACCTGCTACCGGGACGGGTGCGTGGAGATCTGGGAGAAAGAACGGGAGGGGGTGGTCCGCCGGAGGAAGGTGCCCTATGAACCGGGCTTTTACCTGCACTTCCCGGACCCGCACCAGTACTGGGAGATCCTGGAGGCACTCGGGGAGCAGTTCGGGGCGGAGGAGTGCGTCATCCGCACGGTCTACGGGGAGCTCTCCGGGTACCACGTCCGGGCAGGGAGGGAGGCGGCCGACGCCATCGAGCGCCAGACCGGGTACGCGGCCCAGATCTTCAATGCCGACCTGCGCTACGACCAGCGGTACCTGGCCGAACAGGGAATTTTTCCCTGCGGGGAGGAAGGAGAATCCCGGTTCTCCACCACGTTTTCGCTGCCGCTGCGGACGATGGAGGTCACAGTGGAGGAGAACCCCTTCGGGAAGGGTCCGGTCACCCGGGTCAGGGTGCGGCACGACCGTACCGAGCAGCTCTCCGGGAGCGAACCTGCGGTGCTGTCGGACCTGGCGGATCTGGTGGCATCTTCCGACCCGGACGTGGTCCTCTTCCCCCTTGCCGACGTGTGGATGCCCCGGCTGGTCGCGGGATGCCGGAAGGCGGGGCTCGACCCGCCGTTCACCAGGACCGGCCGGTTCAGGAGGCTCGACGGCAAGTCGTACATGAGCTACGGGAGGACGGAGTTCCGGGTAGGGGCCCTGATCCCCGACGGGCGGGTGCTCATCGATACCCGGCAGAGCTTCAACTACCGGGAGGGGGGGCTCTCCGGGATCCTTCTCGGGTCCCGGCTTACCGGGCTCTCGCCCAATATGGCCGCCCGCTACACGTCGGGGACGCTCATATCCACCTACGAGGTCTACGAGGCCCTGCAGGAGGGGATCGCGGTACCCTACCGGAAGAGCGACCCGGAGAGGGTGAGGAGGTTCGACGAACTGCGGGCGTGCGACCGGGGAGGGATGATGTTCCAGCCCGTCCCCGGCCTTTACGGGACGGTATACCAGATCGATTTCTCATCCCTGTATCCCGCGGTGATCGTCAAGTACAACCTCTCCCCCGAGACGCTCGATCATCCGGGACAGGAGGGATTTCTTCCCCGGGTGCTCCGCCCCCTCCTCGCCATGCGTCTGGAGACCAAGCGGAGAAAGGAGGTCGAGCCCGCGCTTGCGGGGATAGACTCCCTCCTGAAATGGATGCTGGTCACCTGCTTCGGGTACACGGGGTATAAAAATGCCAAGTTCGGCCGGATCGAGGTGCATGAGCTGATCACCGGCCATGCCCGGGAGATCCTGCTCGAGTCGCGGGACCTCGCCGAGCAGGCGGGTTTTTCCGTGCTCCACGGGATCGTGGACTGCCTCTGGCTCCAGGGAGAAGGACGGGTCCCGGACCTCAAGGCGCGTATCGAGCAGGAGACGGGACTCCATACGACGCTGGAGACCTATGACTGGCTGGTGTTCCTTCCCATGCCTGACGGGTTCGGGGCGTACAATCGTTACTACGGCAGACTTGACAACGGGGAGGTGAAGGTGCGGGGCATTGCAGCCCGCCGGAGGGATACCCCGGCCTACGTGCGGGAGTTCCAGAAGGATCTCCTGGACCTGCTGGGCCGTGCCGGAAGTCCCCGTGAGATGGCGGCCCTGCAGGAGGACGCTGCCCGGCGCTACCGGGAGGCACGGGAGGCGCTTCCCTATGCGGATCCCAGGGAGTTGGCGATCCGCCGGCAGGTAAGCCGCCTGAACTACACCCGGAGTTCTCCCGAAGGTTCGGCGGTCCGGGCCTGTCAGGAGGCCGGGATCGATCTGGAGCCCGGGATGGAGATCGGGTATGTCGTCACGGATGCCCGGAAATGGAGGGTGGCGCTCGACTGGAATGCCACCTGCTTTGATACCGGCTACTACCGTCAGCTCCTGGAGAAGGCCTGGATCGAGGTACGCTTCGCGCTTGACCGGGCCCGGGAAGCCGCCGGTTAA
- a CDS encoding lamin tail domain-containing protein produces MSIAVPLHVPFMIIGYRFYRVTLRSLSFGFIFAFALVLALACTGCTTTFSSGEGKPGDPVPGMRYHAVVTNVVDGDTLDVQFPGGTTERVRILGVDTPETTVGANSGGEYGNIDDTVLLAEWGGYAGCYTRAFLDGREIVLEVDRSAGTRDRYGRVLAYVTSPDGSDFGALLLREGLARAYTAENFSRKDEYIRLEQAARETGTGLWAGLPPAAPCDMQVSKPALSPEQLQNSHPAPAPDLIPDPPAGPAGPCIQEVVYDPPGDDREDPNGEYIIISNAGPETVDLGGWMIREGGGVAFTFPRIPILPGDTITLHPGKGTGNSTSVYWNHTSPLLNNDRDTVTLLDPSGMVVSTFTWGK; encoded by the coding sequence ATGAGCATTGCGGTCCCCCTCCACGTTCCTTTTATGATCATCGGGTACAGATTTTACAGGGTGACGCTTCGCTCGCTCTCCTTCGGTTTTATATTCGCCTTCGCGCTCGTTCTCGCCCTGGCCTGTACGGGATGCACCACCACGTTCTCTTCCGGGGAAGGGAAGCCAGGAGACCCGGTTCCCGGGATGCGATACCATGCAGTCGTCACCAATGTGGTGGATGGGGATACTCTCGATGTGCAGTTCCCCGGAGGAACTACCGAGCGGGTCCGGATACTTGGAGTGGACACCCCGGAAACGACCGTGGGAGCCAATAGCGGCGGAGAATACGGGAACATCGACGACACCGTCCTCCTTGCCGAATGGGGGGGTTATGCCGGTTGTTACACCAGGGCTTTCCTGGACGGAAGGGAGATCGTCCTGGAAGTCGATCGGTCTGCAGGTACGAGGGACCGGTACGGACGCGTCCTCGCCTATGTTACTTCACCGGACGGCAGCGACTTCGGGGCACTTCTTCTCCGCGAAGGCCTTGCCCGGGCGTATACCGCAGAGAACTTTTCGAGAAAGGACGAGTATATCAGGCTGGAACAGGCGGCCCGGGAAACCGGAACCGGGCTGTGGGCCGGCCTCCCCCCTGCGGCTCCATGCGACATGCAGGTGAGTAAACCCGCTCTTTCCCCGGAACAATTACAGAACTCTCACCCGGCTCCTGCTCCGGATCTGATACCCGACCCTCCGGCAGGCCCGGCGGGTCCCTGCATCCAGGAGGTGGTCTATGATCCCCCCGGTGACGACCGGGAAGATCCGAACGGCGAATACATCATTATTTCCAATGCAGGGCCGGAAACGGTAGATCTCGGGGGCTGGATGATCCGTGAGGGCGGAGGAGTCGCCTTCACCTTCCCCCGGATTCCGATCCTTCCCGGGGACACGATAACCCTTCACCCCGGAAAGGGGACCGGGAACAGCACCTCAGTCTACTGGAACCATACCTCCCCGCTCCTCAACAACGATCGCGATACGGTCACCCTCCTCGACCCCTCGGGAATGGTCGTCAGCACGTTCACCTGGGGAAAGTAA
- a CDS encoding tryptophan transporter, with protein MKSRDIAIVGILLAVGAILRYFLAMLHTPMTPNMVIAFYCLAIILVRPKVYEALGIGIVAGILSMLITSSIFPPGNLVSEPIGALVCFGVYALLRGRLIGAEGITTFIATIASGLTFAFIAIFIVSQPLLMKYPTMGGVESIFVLVFVPIVVITAIFNAIIVQILYFPANRVLVRGPEKGAMRGSAGDTTRGAE; from the coding sequence ATGAAGTCAAGAGATATTGCGATAGTTGGAATCCTGCTGGCGGTCGGAGCCATCCTCCGTTATTTCCTCGCCATGCTGCACACGCCGATGACCCCGAACATGGTGATCGCCTTTTACTGTCTGGCAATCATCCTCGTCCGTCCGAAAGTGTACGAAGCTCTGGGCATAGGGATCGTGGCGGGAATTTTATCCATGCTGATCACCAGTTCCATCTTCCCGCCGGGAAACCTGGTGAGCGAGCCGATTGGCGCCCTGGTATGCTTCGGCGTGTATGCGCTGCTCCGTGGCAGGCTTATCGGAGCAGAAGGGATCACTACGTTCATCGCCACCATAGCGAGCGGCCTGACCTTCGCGTTCATCGCCATCTTTATCGTATCGCAGCCGCTGCTGATGAAATACCCGACAATGGGCGGTGTAGAAAGCATCTTCGTCCTGGTCTTCGTACCTATTGTGGTGATCACCGCGATCTTCAACGCGATAATCGTCCAGATCCTCTACTTCCCTGCGAACCGGGTACTGGTACGCGGGCCTGAAAAGGGAGCGATGCGGGGATCCGCAGGCGATACAACACGAGGAGCCGAATGA
- a CDS encoding energy-coupling factor transporter transmembrane component T family protein, with amino-acid sequence MTEILQYVHKDTLFHRLHPGTKILFVLVVSIFAIFSAEILALVAIFLGIIILAWISRLHRELFQQMTLIIVMSAVLILITVFTMPAGPVIGYLVPPGVPVIGGSLPVTIGGLLYGVVLTLRFAILITAVQLFVISTQPRDLVHAMERVRVPPDYTLMFIIALRFIPTLQIEGKRIHEAQLARGYNPGQGFVGRIRSVAPVLIPLVSNALARSNVMGLTIDLRGYRTKILRRHREMVMGRLDHAAIAMLLVFSVVYGAVLVMTFTGVMTPVI; translated from the coding sequence ATGACCGAGATCCTCCAGTATGTACATAAGGATACGCTGTTCCACAGGCTGCATCCCGGTACAAAGATCCTCTTCGTCCTTGTAGTCAGCATCTTTGCCATCTTTTCGGCCGAAATCCTGGCACTCGTCGCCATATTCCTGGGAATCATTATCCTGGCCTGGATCAGCCGCCTCCATCGGGAACTTTTCCAGCAGATGACCCTGATCATCGTGATGAGTGCGGTCCTGATCCTGATCACCGTGTTTACGATGCCTGCCGGTCCGGTCATCGGCTACCTCGTACCCCCCGGAGTACCGGTGATAGGCGGGAGCCTTCCCGTCACCATCGGGGGCCTTCTGTATGGAGTCGTCCTGACCCTGCGGTTTGCCATCCTGATAACCGCGGTCCAGCTCTTTGTCATATCCACCCAGCCCCGTGACCTGGTACACGCGATGGAGCGGGTCAGGGTCCCGCCGGACTACACACTGATGTTCATCATCGCGCTGAGATTCATCCCCACCCTCCAGATAGAGGGGAAAAGGATTCACGAGGCCCAGCTGGCCAGGGGCTACAACCCCGGCCAGGGTTTCGTGGGGAGAATACGGAGCGTTGCACCGGTGCTGATCCCCCTTGTCTCCAATGCCCTTGCCCGGTCCAACGTGATGGGCCTGACCATCGATCTCCGCGGCTACCGGACGAAAATCCTCCGCAGGCACCGGGAGATGGTCATGGGGCGACTGGACCATGCAGCCATCGCCATGCTCCTCGTATTCTCTGTGGTATACGGGGCTGTGCTGGTGATGACTTTCACCGGCGTCATGACCCCGGTCATATGA
- a CDS encoding ABC transporter ATP-binding protein, with protein sequence MIELDDVSYSYPQTGKSAVEHLSLSLSPGTCVLVTGPSGAGKTTLCFAASGILDHEYGGKISGRIRIGGKDVWEYHDLTEISSQVGMVFDDPDAQLIFTTVEEEILSALERKNLSGDEIESRLSQVMDLTRLTELKDRAPHNLSGGQKQRVVLAATLALGNDILILDEPTSELDEHGTSSIVEILRDLKSRGKTIILVEHKFSRMRELADLLVIMEEGSIRYSGPPDEALADDHFRSILIPDYEGVREQPAKAIPAETTPVISVRGLHHFYGEIPALLGIDLDIFPGEFLAIVGENGSGKTTLIKHFVGLLRPGSGTVVVNGHNAASVPIATLAHSVGLVFQNPDHMFFANSVREEVAFGAKNMGITDSDAAVTLALSEARLEHTGELYPRWLSRGERQRLAIACVRAMQTPVIVLDEPTTGLDGNEAREVMEILHQLQREGRTIIIVTHSKAIANQCADRVITMDHGRIVSDTGRGECGP encoded by the coding sequence ATGATAGAACTCGATGACGTAAGTTATTCCTATCCTCAAACAGGGAAAAGTGCGGTCGAGCACCTCTCCCTCTCCCTTTCTCCCGGTACGTGCGTACTGGTGACCGGGCCTTCGGGTGCCGGCAAGACGACGCTCTGCTTTGCTGCGTCCGGGATACTCGACCACGAGTATGGCGGGAAGATTTCCGGGAGAATTCGTATCGGTGGAAAGGACGTGTGGGAATACCATGACCTGACAGAGATATCCTCCCAGGTGGGGATGGTCTTCGACGACCCCGATGCCCAGCTGATCTTCACGACCGTCGAGGAGGAGATCCTCTCCGCACTGGAACGAAAAAATCTCTCCGGTGACGAGATCGAGTCGCGGCTCTCGCAGGTGATGGACCTCACGCGCCTGACCGAGCTGAAAGACCGGGCCCCTCACAACCTCTCCGGCGGGCAGAAACAGCGCGTGGTACTCGCGGCGACGCTGGCACTCGGGAACGATATCCTTATTCTCGATGAGCCCACCTCGGAGTTGGACGAGCACGGGACTTCAAGTATCGTGGAAATTCTGAGAGACCTGAAGAGCAGGGGCAAGACCATCATCCTGGTCGAGCACAAATTCTCCCGGATGCGCGAGCTTGCGGATCTCCTGGTCATCATGGAGGAGGGCAGCATCCGTTATTCAGGACCCCCTGACGAGGCCCTCGCGGACGACCACTTCCGATCGATCCTCATTCCCGATTACGAAGGAGTCAGGGAACAGCCCGCAAAAGCAATTCCGGCAGAAACGACTCCTGTCATCTCTGTCCGTGGGCTGCACCACTTCTACGGTGAGATCCCGGCCCTCCTGGGTATAGACCTGGACATCTTCCCGGGCGAGTTCCTTGCCATCGTAGGAGAAAACGGGTCCGGCAAGACCACCCTGATAAAACATTTTGTCGGGCTCCTCAGGCCGGGATCGGGAACCGTAGTGGTAAACGGGCATAATGCCGCCAGTGTCCCGATTGCGACCCTGGCCCACTCGGTAGGCCTGGTGTTCCAGAACCCGGACCACATGTTCTTCGCCAATTCCGTGCGGGAAGAAGTGGCATTCGGTGCCAAAAACATGGGAATCACGGACAGTGATGCTGCAGTCACACTCGCGCTATCAGAGGCGAGGCTCGAGCACACCGGGGAACTGTATCCCCGGTGGCTCTCACGGGGCGAGCGGCAGCGGCTTGCTATAGCGTGTGTCCGGGCAATGCAGACGCCGGTAATCGTGCTCGATGAACCAACTACGGGGCTCGACGGCAACGAAGCCCGTGAGGTCATGGAGATCCTGCACCAGCTCCAGCGGGAAGGCCGTACCATAATTATCGTCACCCACAGCAAAGCGATCGCGAACCAGTGTGCCGACCGAGTGATTACCATGGACCACGGGAGGATCGTCTCCGATACCGGGCGCGGGGAGTGCGGGCCATGA